The following coding sequences are from one Salvia hispanica cultivar TCC Black 2014 chromosome 3, UniMelb_Shisp_WGS_1.0, whole genome shotgun sequence window:
- the LOC125215935 gene encoding annexin D5-like, which translates to MATLSVPPVLTSPRDDAMALYRAFKGFGCDTAEVINILAHRNAMQRALIEQEYKTIYSEELTKRLESELRGDIERAILLWMPDPAVRDATVVRKALTGDFVDLKAATEVICSRTSTQIQHFKQIYHAKFHAYLEHDIEFQATGDLKKLLLAYASAPRYEGPEVDRATAEHDAKSLFKAGEKKIGTDEDTFIRIFAERSRAQLAAVSSAYHSMYGSSLKKAIKSETSGNFELGLLTVLQCAENPGKYFAKMLHKAMKGMGSDDSTITRVIVTRAEIDLQYIKAEYQKKYGKSLNDAVHSETSSHYRTFLLALLGATHR; encoded by the exons ATGGCGACATTGAGCGTTCCTCCAGTGTTGACCTCGCCTCGCGATGATGCTATGGCACTCTACCGCGCTTTCAAGG GTTTTGGGTGCGACACTGCAGAAGTGATTAATATTCTTGCTCATAGAAATGCAATGCAACGTGCTCTCATCGAGCAAGAGTACAAAACTATATATTCTGAAGAACTTACTAAACGCCTGGAATCAGAACTCAGGGGTGATATTGAG AGAGCGATTTTGCTTTGGATGCCTGATCCAGCTGTACGTGATGCAACGGTAGTAAGGAAAGCTTTGACTGGTGACTTCGTTGACCTGAAAGCTGCTACTGAAGTCATTTGTTCGCGTACTTCAACTCAAATACAACATTTCAAACAAATCTATCATGCCAAGTTTCATGCTTACCTTGAGCATGATATTGAATTCCAAGCAACCGGTGATCTAAAAAAG TTGCTACTTGCATACGCTAGTGCTCCCCGTTATGAAGGTCCGGAGGTAGACAGGGCAACAGCAGAGCATGATGCTAAGTCTCTCTTTAAAGCTGGTGAGAAGAAGATTGGAACTGATGAGGACACTTTCATACGCATATTTGCTGAACGAAGCCGGGCGCAGTTGGCCGCTGTTTCTTCTGCTTATCATAGCATGTATGGAAGCTCACTTAAAAAG GCCATAAAAAGTGAAACGTCTGGGAACTTTGAGCTTGGTCTCTTGACTGTATTACAGTGTGCTGAAAACCCTGGGAAGTATTTTGCAAAG ATGCTGCACAAGGCAATGAAGGGTATGGGAAGTGATGATTCAACTATTACCAGAGTGATAGTGACGAGAGCTGAGATTGATCTGCAGTATATAAAGGCAGAGTACCAAAAGAAATACGGGAAGTCGCTCAAC